A genomic stretch from Candidatus Methanoperedens sp. includes:
- a CDS encoding cobalt-precorrin-5B (C(1))-methyltransferase: MIDPVDNFEIPDEWIKRASIPPDELNSRISSGRYVLLSDGSLLRRGFTTGTTAAAAAKAAVLSLKGDISEVSVVSVPTPVGIRAFLSVDAKNGKASVVKDSGDHESDATRGIEIQARAKENETIIIKAGYGIGSKNGKPAINPSPMRQIEEAIKEALLETKLKGALVTISIPQGKEVAKKTLNEKIGITGGLSILGTTGFVEPWNEHLGEMKEELIAKADRVVLTTGRTGVRFSSMLFPGYTVILIGSDIPGGLAAAKGEVIICGLPGLILKWANPDILKNSGYLTIQEMIDANPENPVIDLTLDEAVRISGRRIVLLDRNGTILRDTRERNINPINPDGTL; encoded by the coding sequence ATGATCGACCCTGTTGATAATTTTGAAATTCCCGATGAATGGATAAAACGTGCAAGCATACCACCTGACGAATTAAATTCCCGCATATCGAGCGGACGTTATGTTCTTCTTTCGGACGGCTCGCTTTTGCGGCGCGGGTTTACAACAGGGACAACCGCTGCTGCTGCTGCAAAAGCTGCGGTCTTATCCCTTAAAGGGGATATTTCAGAGGTTTCTGTTGTATCTGTTCCCACGCCTGTCGGGATACGTGCTTTCCTTTCGGTTGATGCAAAGAATGGGAAGGCTTCTGTTGTTAAGGATTCAGGAGATCATGAAAGCGATGCAACCAGGGGAATAGAGATCCAGGCCAGGGCAAAAGAAAATGAGACAATAATAATCAAAGCAGGATATGGCATAGGTTCAAAAAATGGCAAACCAGCGATCAATCCTTCTCCGATGCGGCAGATAGAGGAAGCTATAAAAGAGGCACTTCTTGAGACAAAGTTAAAAGGAGCGTTAGTTACAATTTCAATCCCGCAGGGTAAGGAAGTTGCAAAAAAAACGCTTAATGAAAAGATCGGGATAACTGGAGGGCTTTCCATTCTGGGAACAACTGGCTTTGTAGAGCCGTGGAATGAACATCTGGGAGAAATGAAGGAAGAACTTATCGCAAAAGCCGACAGGGTCGTTCTTACAACAGGAAGAACTGGTGTGCGCTTTTCCAGCATGCTTTTCCCGGGATACACAGTAATACTTATCGGGAGCGATATCCCAGGAGGTCTTGCTGCCGCAAAAGGTGAGGTAATTATCTGCGGTCTTCCAGGACTTATATTGAAATGGGCAAATCCTGATATCTTAAAAAATAGCGGTTATCTTACCATCCAGGAAATGATCGATGCTAATCCGGAAAATCCTGTTATTGACCTGACGCTGGATGAGGCGGTCAGGATATCGGGAAGAAGAATTGTGCTATTGGACAGGAACGGGACAATTCTTCGTGATACCCGCGAACGAAATATCAATCCTATCAATCCGGATGGAACTTTATGA
- a CDS encoding cobalt-precorrin-7 (C(5))-methyltransferase — protein sequence MKIIGVGAGPGLLTNEAIKAIENASIIFGSKRAIELAKEHIKCKANILTDYTLQQLPGNAVVLSTGDPMLSGLGKYAKLEDQIIPGISSMQIACARLCLGIDNIAVITAHSRDIGIVKERILADLRNGKNIFLLPDSSFGVKEIAVFLKNEGFSKKISVCEKLGYHDERIVTGTTDKPPASGSDMYCVIITNF from the coding sequence ATGAAAATTATTGGTGTGGGCGCGGGCCCTGGTCTACTTACAAACGAAGCGATAAAGGCAATAGAAAATGCCAGCATAATATTCGGATCAAAACGGGCTATTGAACTGGCAAAAGAACATATAAAATGCAAAGCGAATATACTTACGGATTATACTTTGCAACAACTCCCCGGAAATGCGGTCGTCCTCTCCACAGGAGACCCGATGCTTTCAGGTCTTGGGAAGTATGCAAAATTGGAAGATCAAATTATCCCGGGGATCTCATCAATGCAGATCGCATGCGCAAGGCTGTGCCTTGGAATTGACAATATTGCTGTCATTACTGCCCACTCAAGGGATATTGGGATTGTTAAAGAACGGATATTGGCGGATTTAAGAAATGGAAAAAATATTTTTCTGCTTCCTGACTCCTCTTTTGGTGTAAAAGAAATTGCAGTTTTCCTTAAAAATGAGGGTTTTTCAAAGAAGATCTCTGTCTGTGAGAAGCTTGGTTATCACGATGAGCGCATAGTGACCGGAACTACTGATAAGCCTCCAGCCTCTGGATCTGATATGTATTGTGTAATTATAACCAATTTTTAA
- a CDS encoding AbrB/MazE/SpoVT family DNA-binding domain-containing protein: protein MEARKVYVSGGSTYVISLPKKWVKKTNLKPGDSLMVTEHGSSLLIGTSVIEKESLTKEIKISQIKSSEALERILIAFYLVGYDTIKIKVDRKDHLAYREIIRNIMDYLIGVEIVEDTNEAMTLEIMLDYKRMNTMQILQRMFSIDRSMLLDLGKALKNMDVGLAKDIIAREKEIDRLYFLVVRQLKSAVEYQQIAEKLGIESQRDCLGYRIVVKVLERIADHIENIAKSYIRLFEIQKETQLDEFIDITEDIVATFEKSVQALFTRNGEMAEIVFHELKKVEKSHSDISKRLFEIEDIQSAILEKTMLDSFGRIASYSGDIAEVAINMSTEVY from the coding sequence ATGGAAGCACGGAAAGTTTACGTAAGCGGCGGCTCTACCTATGTAATTTCACTGCCCAAGAAATGGGTTAAGAAGACTAACCTGAAGCCAGGAGACTCCCTGATGGTCACGGAACATGGCAGTTCTTTGCTGATAGGGACCAGTGTAATTGAAAAAGAGTCACTGACGAAGGAAATTAAAATCTCACAAATAAAATCAAGCGAAGCTCTTGAGCGTATATTAATTGCTTTTTACCTGGTGGGTTATGATACTATTAAAATAAAAGTGGACCGGAAAGATCACCTTGCATACAGGGAGATCATACGGAACATTATGGACTATTTGATAGGCGTCGAGATAGTCGAGGATACTAACGAAGCAATGACTCTTGAGATAATGCTGGATTATAAACGTATGAATACCATGCAGATACTCCAGCGAATGTTCTCCATAGACAGGTCGATGCTTCTTGATCTTGGCAAGGCTTTAAAAAACATGGATGTGGGACTGGCAAAAGATATAATAGCAAGAGAGAAAGAAATTGACAGGCTCTATTTTTTGGTTGTCAGGCAGCTTAAGAGCGCCGTAGAATACCAGCAGATAGCTGAAAAACTCGGGATAGAATCTCAAAGGGATTGCCTTGGATACAGGATTGTAGTAAAGGTTCTTGAAAGAATTGCTGACCATATTGAAAATATCGCAAAAAGTTACATCCGGTTATTTGAGATCCAGAAAGAAACGCAACTGGACGAATTTATAGATATCACAGAGGATATAGTTGCAACTTTCGAAAAATCTGTTCAGGCATTATTTACAAGAAATGGTGAAATGGCTGAAATAGTTTTTCATGAACTGAAGAAGGTTGAGAAATCCCATTCCGATATTTCAAAAAGATTGTTCGAGATAGAAGATATTCAATCTGCTATTTTAGAAAAAACGATGCTTGACAGCTTTGGGAGAATAGCGAGCTATAGCGGAGATATTGCAGAGGTAGCTATCAATATGTCCACAGAAGTATATTGA
- a CDS encoding PIN domain-containing protein, with translation MIIIDTNVLLAFLLTDGITRKIITENPEIFMSPKHCYDELWEHRNRWNNNRLQDDELLEIIADVKRLFVMVIFPEVYNPYVLEAEKLTVDKDDAPVIALALSIDNEGIWTFNTKHFRQKIFGDRIKVLSTKDVIKLVSFD, from the coding sequence ATGATAATTATTGATACGAATGTTCTTTTGGCTTTTCTTCTCACAGACGGTATAACTCGTAAAATCATCACAGAAAACCCGGAGATTTTTATGTCTCCAAAACACTGTTATGATGAATTATGGGAACATAGGAACCGCTGGAATAATAACAGGCTGCAGGACGATGAATTACTTGAAATCATTGCTGATGTGAAAAGGCTGTTCGTAATGGTCATATTTCCAGAGGTTTATAATCCTTATGTATTGGAGGCGGAAAAGCTCACTGTCGATAAAGATGATGCGCCGGTTATTGCGCTTGCTTTATCAATCGATAATGAAGGAATATGGACGTTCAACACAAAGCATTTCAGGCAGAAAATTTTTGGAGACCGCATTAAAGTGCTTTCCACAAAAGATGTCATCAAGTTAGTATCCTTTGATTAA
- a CDS encoding type II secretion system F family protein, translating to MNVLKKIFIRYKIKREFFILLIPALIAIMLIVVYMLPAGDEKKQNIEYTPEDAPVNINKSLNETAAKQSQGIKITLDQVIVFAVLITITPYSVDVYLDNRRKRRYEQEFIGFLYELSELLRGGLDPLNALTEIASPAVESEQSLNTLAPHLRKAAAQIAWGVSFENVISSMADSLKSPLISKYGYLIVQASKLGAISPAIILKAADDLEKTLQLEREKEAELKEFIMIIYAAEFILIGIIYLLNNTLLPSILDMVKEGSGAAFGISSIGMDIAAFKRGFFHVIMINAFASGIIAGQISEGKARHGLKHSIILMILGYIASLAFLLD from the coding sequence ATGAATGTTTTAAAAAAGATATTTATCCGGTATAAAATTAAAAGGGAATTCTTTATCCTCCTGATTCCTGCGCTTATAGCAATAATGTTGATCGTGGTTTATATGCTGCCAGCCGGGGATGAAAAAAAACAAAATATAGAATATACACCTGAGGATGCCCCTGTAAATATTAATAAATCATTAAATGAAACAGCGGCAAAACAATCACAGGGAATAAAGATCACTCTTGACCAGGTAATAGTCTTCGCGGTACTGATAACGATAACACCTTACAGTGTAGATGTATATCTTGATAATAGGAGGAAAAGAAGGTACGAGCAGGAGTTTATTGGTTTTCTATATGAACTCTCCGAACTCCTGCGCGGGGGTCTTGATCCGCTGAATGCCCTAACCGAGATAGCATCTCCTGCAGTAGAATCCGAGCAAAGCCTTAACACCCTGGCGCCTCACCTGAGAAAAGCAGCAGCACAAATAGCATGGGGTGTTTCTTTTGAAAATGTTATCAGCAGCATGGCTGATTCGCTTAAAAGCCCGCTGATAAGCAAGTATGGTTACCTCATAGTCCAGGCCTCAAAACTTGGGGCCATCAGTCCGGCTATCATCCTGAAAGCTGCAGACGACCTTGAAAAAACCCTTCAGCTTGAGCGCGAAAAAGAGGCAGAACTGAAGGAATTCATTATGATCATTTATGCGGCAGAATTCATTCTTATCGGAATAATCTATCTCCTCAACAACACCCTCCTGCCCTCTATTCTGGATATGGTGAAGGAAGGATCGGGTGCAGCTTTCGGGATTTCGTCAATTGGAATGGATATCGCTGCTTTCAAAAGAGGTTTCTTCCATGTGATAATGATCAACGCTTTCGCAAGCGGGATCATTGCAGGGCAGATATCGGAGGGAAAGGCAAGGCATGGTTTAAAACATTCGATCATATTAATGATCTTGGGCTATATAGCGAGCCTCGCGTTTTTGCTGGATTAA